Sequence from the Lathyrus oleraceus cultivar Zhongwan6 unplaced genomic scaffold, CAAS_Psat_ZW6_1.0 chrUn0748, whole genome shotgun sequence genome:
agtGAAATAAAAATAGAATTATGCAAGAAAGGAAAACCAAAATTGATTTGTCTTGTACCTATGTAGTTTGTGAAGAAGGTGCATATAGCATGTTCTTGACAACATTAAATTCCTATACAAAAAAAAGCAAATTGTACCAAATCAAACTCTACAAGAAAACAAGCATACTCTTTAAGATAATAATCTAAGCTAAAAGAACAACAACTTCATCATTATCCATATTTTTCAACAATGGAATTCCAAGAATTAAAGTATTAGGAAGGGTTAACAACGATAAATCAGTTTTAATCCATTTCAAACCACCTTTTCCGAAGATCTTAATAACTGTGGTTAAGAGAGCAAATGCAAGAAGTTTCTAAATGAAATTAACATACATGGATTTTAAACTCATTTTATTGATATTGTTTGATGAAACTACTTGGAATGAAAGAAGAGGGATTGAAAACGTTGCAACAAATTTGTTTATTCCCTAACATTGTTCTTTTCTGAAGATTTTGAATCATTTCATAATATTGGAGAAATCTAAAGTAGAATTCTGCAAGAACAACAATCCAGTCGGAGAAATCCAGAATAGAATTTTGCAAGAAAACATTCCAAAATCTATTTTTCCATAACGGTGGGAAGATGAAAATCTAATCGTGATGGAAGAAATCCAAAATATAATCCTGCAATAACAACCACACACATAACTAATTATGCAACACTAATCCAAAATCGAGAAATGTAATTAGAGAAATTCAAAATCAACTTTGCAAGAACAGAATGACTTCCTGAGATATTTGCAACAGGAGTAGTGATTACTTTGATTACTCTCTTATTCTACTGAGAAGTACTTGAAACCATTTTCTTTAAGGTACAAAATTATAAGTTTCTCTCCATTTCTCTGAGTTTTGCCACTCCTAGCCTGGTTTTGGAGAAATTAGAGAGGGAGAAAATGGATTTTAGTATGGAAAGAGTCAAAGAATATCATATGGGGTGTTGGCAAATAgtggtattttgattagtggtttAGTAAAAGTTGTACACATGATCTAATCGAATGATGTGGATTATTTTTTAAGAAGTTAAGGTTAGGTGTTTGTTGCATTGGTTTTAATAGATATAAATAGAAATTGAATTTTGTTTTGAATATTATAATGTAAATATACATACCGGTACTCGACAAATTAGAATATTTAGTAACGTAATATAAATATTAGTTAGGGTCATTGCCTTGGTCTTGTTGACTGTCCACTACCATATAAAATGCTTACTTGTGCACTTAGTGTATAAGCATGTGCTTTATTATGGTACCAAATTTATTTATAGCAGTATGTGTGTGATCTTAAGAATATACGCAATAGGTAGTTAGTGGGTTAgtaattgaaaaaaataaaaaatgttgaCTTAGTGAATTTGGTTCCTAAAAATTGGGGTGTTTGGACTAAGTGAGAATTGAATAAACCTAATAAATAGAACCATTCTCCTTATCTTGAAAAAGTCATGTACATTCCAATAATTTTCTCTATTGTTTGCTTCAATCGGTGTCACTTTTGTCCGTCTTATCTCTCAACTTTCAGCTTTATAAAAATTTATTAACTCAATTCATATCTTACACGTAAAAATACTCAGCCTATACTTTTTCAATTTCATAAAAGATGTACTTGTTATCCTAGTGAAATATGCATTATGTGGAATGTTGTAGTAGAGTCACTTGTTATGTCTTGATAAAAAGTTTGACGCTTTTTAGGCCTTTCTGTCAAAAGCTTTTGTGACAAATTAACATTTCTTAGAGTTTTGTGGCAAGAGACTTTAGGACAGCTTCCGCCATTGAAATGGATTTACATATATAGATGGTTAATGTCTCATTAGTCATTTTGGGTTCATGCATTTcataacacacacacacacacacacacacacatatatatatatatatatatatatatatatatatatatatatatatatatatatatatatatatatatatatatataatacaaAAAAACTTTTAATTATAGTTTTTTTGGTGAAGTGTTTTGTGCTATTTTATGACATTTTCTTATGGTGAACATGATTCAACGTGCATATGGAATTTGACCCTTACAATTAACATTTTAGGTACTCAAGAAAAAATGCATGATTGAATGTGTTGCTTGAAGGGCGTATGGAAGAAAAATAAGATTTTTGCAAATTAGCACTTTATTTAATAATTGGTCGTTGTGTTATACTATTTTACTTCACTTATTGTTAACATTTGAACTCGATTAGAAATGCGGATACTGATTTTCTTTCGCTAGCAATTTGTCGAACCATTGCTCAATTTTATTAAATCTACATTTTTTTCCGAATTTTATTTCAGTTTTCATTATAAGTATTccattttataaaaaaaacagTCCATTTTAATAGTAAATTCTAAATAATATCTTGGAGAAAGTATGAGATGTTACAAGAACCACCAAGAGATACCAAGTATGCGTCAAAAAAAAATTTATGATATAATTATATAAAGTTGAATGGTAAACTCTCCATCAAAGATAGACGAATGAGGTTTGGTTTTATAAATGTTAGTAAATGTTATTTCTGTGAGAATTGTGAATCCATGATCCATCTCTTTTTTGCTTGTGATGCTCTTAACCATATTTGGAGAGACATTCTAATGTGGATGGGCATTAGAAGAAATCTTTATATTTGGAATAGAGAGAAAATGTGGATgataaaagaaacaaagataaAAGTTTGGAAGTGGCATATTTTGAAAATAGCTATAGCGGAAGCAGTTTATGAGATTTGGAGAAGTAGGAATGAGAAGATATTTTCACAAAGAGATAAGAACCCATATTTAAAAGATAAGATAATACGAAATATTGTAGCGAGATGTACATTGCATAGAGAGTTAGAAAACCATGTGAATACAATTCATCCTTGAATATAATAGGTCTTGTTTTGGTTGATACCTGGATCCATTGGATTGATTTTTGTAATGACTGTTTTTTTATAATGACAATTTAATGCTTTTATTGAGAAAAAAAAAGTTATATATAATTTTAGTTTTTTAATATTGTACAACTTTACCAATGTTCATAATTATTAATAGTTGTTCAGTAGTTTTATGGATAATTAGTCCATTTTTTAATTATATACAAATATACTAAGTTATCTTGTGAATAAATCACAACTTCTTTAAATTACTTAaatttatttttgtaattttaatttctaattctagatattatttgaaaattttaataCTTTATGAAATTGAAAATTATGTTTTTTAGAAAATATTGTTATTGttaaaaaactattaaaaaattGTTTGTATTTTTTTATGATAATCGGAATTGGATGTGTGTTGCTAATATGATTTTTTTAGGAGTACAAACATAAGATGGCTAGCTAATATGTAATGAAGATAAGATCTTTTAGCCAACTGTTATTTTATATTTTACAAAAGAAACTTTCACAATAGAAAATGACAATTCATAATTTATAACCGAAAGACCAATTTAAGTTATGGAGGAAAGTTAATTATAGACCCAAATATCTATCTTAGCAAATTGGATAGATTTTATACATGGCTTACAAATAAACTAAAAATAGgataataaaataataaattgtGCCTATAAAAACCTGTTGATTTTAAACAATAcacaataatatttttttggaGAACAAAACAATATGTTTAATCCCAGGATTGGGCTCTTTTTTATTGTATGTTCATTTTTGTTGTGTGCTTTCTCATTTGCAACAACGGTTGAATATGATACAAATGCCATTATCATCAATGGAGAACGACGAATAATAATATCTGGTGCAATCCACTACCCACGCAGCACTTCCCAAATGTGGCCAGATCTTATTAAGAAAGCAAAAGATGGTGGTCTTGATGCCATCGAAACATATATATTTTGGGACCTTCACGAACCTATTCGCCGCCAATATGATTTTTCTGAAAATCTAGACTTCATCAAGTTTCTAAAAAATGTTCATGAAGAAGGTCTTTATGTTGTGCTTCGAATTGGTCCTTATGTTTGTGCTGAATGGAACTATGGAGGTTTCCCAATGTGGTTACACAACTTGCCAGGGATTCAACTAAGGACTGACAATGTAGTTTTTAAGGAGGAAATGAAAATATTCACAACAAAGATTGTGACCTTGTGCAAAGAAGCTGGATTGTTTGCACCACAAGGGGGGCCAATTATTTTAGCTCAAATTGAGAATGAATATGGAGATGTCATAACTAATTATGGAGAAGATGGGAATGCATACATTAAATGGTGTGCCCAGATGGCTTTAGCTCAAAATGTCGGCGTCCCATGGATCATGTGCAAGCAAAACAATGCTCCATCACCTATTATCAACACATGCAATGGTTATTATTGTGATAATTTCAAGCCAAACAATCCTAAAAGCCCCAAAATGTTTACAGAGAATTGGGTTGGCTGGTTCCAAAAATGGGGTGAAAGGAAGCCACACAGAACTGCTGAAGATGTAGCATTTTCAGTTGCACGTTTTTTTCAAAACGGTGGTGTCCTCCAAAACTACTACATGTACCATGGAGGAACAAATTTTGGAAGAACTGCGGGTGGTCCATATATTATTACAGCATATGACTATGATGCACCACTTGATGAATATGGTAACTTGAACCAACCAAAATGGGGACATCTTAAAAAACTCCATGCCGCCATAAAGTTAGGAGAGAAGGTTCTCACTAATGGAACGGTTACAGAGAAGCAATATGGAGATTCAGTATATTTGACTACATATGCAAATAATGCCACTGGAGAAAAATTTTGTTTTTTGAGTAATTCACATAATTCTAAGGATGTTGAAGTTGATCTACAACAAGATGGAAAGTACCATGTGCCTTCTTGGTCAGTGTCTATTCTCCAAGATTGCAACAAGGAAGTTTTCAACACTGCAAAGGTTGATGCACAAACAAATGTTTATGTGAAGAAACTATCTAAAGAATTAGGAAACTCACTCATCTGGACATGGGCATCTGACCCTGTGGAAGACACCTTACAAGCAATAGGTACATTTAACGCGTCTCAACTTTTAGAGCAAAAGAGTGTTACCGTTGATGCTAGTGATTATTTGTGGTACATGACCAAGGTTTTCATCAATGAAACATCCACTTGGAGTAATGCAACTTTGCAAGTGAACACATCAGGCCATGTTCTTCATGCCTATGTTAATGGACAATATATTGGCCCACAGTGGGGAACATATGATAACCTTCGTTTTACATATGAAAAAATCGTTTCGTTAAAACAAGGTACCAACATTATAAGTTTACTAAGTGGTACAGTTGGTCATGCGCATTATGGTGCATCTTTTGATATGAAAGAAACTGGTATTGTTGGGGGTCCTGTGAAACTCATTGCAACCAGTTCAGGTAATACTATGGATTTATCAAAATCTAGTTGGTCATACAAGGTTGGATTAAACGGTGAGGCTAGAAGGTTCTATGATTCTAAAATTAAAAATGGAGTTCAATGGAACATAAACAATGTTGTTATAGGAAAACCATTGACTTGGTACAAGACTACTTTTAAGACCCCTGAAGGTAAAGACTCTGTAGTCTTGGATTTCATAGGCCTTACAAAAGGACATGCATGGGTTAATGGTCAAAGTATTGGAAGGTATTGGCCTACAATGGTAGCTGACAAAAATGGATGTGATATTAAATGTGATTATAGAGGAAATTATGGAGCTGATAAATGTTTGAGTGGCTGTGGAGAACCATCTCAGAGGTTTTACCATGTGCCAAGGTCATTCTTAAATAATGACACAAAAAGTAACACGTTGGTTTTGTTTGAGGAAATGGGTGGAAGCCCTTTTAATGTGTCTGTTCAAACAGTTGCAATTGATTTTATATGTGCAAGAACAGATTATGGAAAAACCTTAGAACTAAAATGCCCTGATGGAAAAACTATTTCAGAAATCCAGTTTGCGAGCTATGGAGATCCACAAGGAAATTGTGGATCATTTCAAGTAGGTGAATGGGAATCACGCCATAGTGTGGCAGTGGTCGAAAAAGCATGTGGTGGAAAACAATTATGTTCAATTAACGTGACAAGTTCCATATTTGGAATAACTAAAGGTGGCATAAATGGCCAGCTAGCTGTGCAACTCCTATGTGATGGCTCTAATCCTGAAGATAATCGTGTACAAATGGTGCACGTGTAGTTCTATATTATAATTTGTCTCCATGTTAGCACATTCTATAATGTGTGACATATATTTCTTTATGTTATATTTTTCTGTTGGGCTCCactttttatttttaaaatttcaattttttaCTTATGCTACAACCTTAGTCATCATAGTTTCATTTTCTTACTTTAGACTAGACAAATAAACAAAAA
This genomic interval carries:
- the LOC127114939 gene encoding beta-galactosidase 7-like, which produces MFNPRIGLFFIVCSFLLCAFSFATTVEYDTNAIIINGERRIIISGAIHYPRSTSQMWPDLIKKAKDGGLDAIETYIFWDLHEPIRRQYDFSENLDFIKFLKNVHEEGLYVVLRIGPYVCAEWNYGGFPMWLHNLPGIQLRTDNVVFKEEMKIFTTKIVTLCKEAGLFAPQGGPIILAQIENEYGDVITNYGEDGNAYIKWCAQMALAQNVGVPWIMCKQNNAPSPIINTCNGYYCDNFKPNNPKSPKMFTENWVGWFQKWGERKPHRTAEDVAFSVARFFQNGGVLQNYYMYHGGTNFGRTAGGPYIITAYDYDAPLDEYGNLNQPKWGHLKKLHAAIKLGEKVLTNGTVTEKQYGDSVYLTTYANNATGEKFCFLSNSHNSKDVEVDLQQDGKYHVPSWSVSILQDCNKEVFNTAKVDAQTNVYVKKLSKELGNSLIWTWASDPVEDTLQAIGTFNASQLLEQKSVTVDASDYLWYMTKVFINETSTWSNATLQVNTSGHVLHAYVNGQYIGPQWGTYDNLRFTYEKIVSLKQGTNIISLLSGTVGHAHYGASFDMKETGIVGGPVKLIATSSGNTMDLSKSSWSYKVGLNGEARRFYDSKIKNGVQWNINNVVIGKPLTWYKTTFKTPEGKDSVVLDFIGLTKGHAWVNGQSIGRYWPTMVADKNGCDIKCDYRGNYGADKCLSGCGEPSQRFYHVPRSFLNNDTKSNTLVLFEEMGGSPFNVSVQTVAIDFICARTDYGKTLELKCPDGKTISEIQFASYGDPQGNCGSFQVGEWESRHSVAVVEKACGGKQLCSINVTSSIFGITKGGINGQLAVQLLCDGSNPEDNRVQMVHV